A stretch of DNA from Pseudomonas sp. HN11:
TGCCCTCACGCCGGCCCTGCGCCGCTATTGCGAAAATGCTATCGCGCGCATCCGTGTCAGCGCTGAAGGCCAGGAAGGCCTGCGCGCCTTCCTGCAAAAACGTCCACCCAGCTGGCAGCCCCAGGAGCCACGTTCATGAGCACATTGACGACCCTGCTGGTGGCCAACCGTGGCGAGATAGCGTGCCGGGTGATGCGCACCGCCAAGGCCATGGGCCTGACCACCGTGGCGGTGCACAGCACCACCGACCGCGATGCGCGCCACAGCCGTGAGGCGGACATTCGTGTCGACCTGGGTGGCAGCAAGGCCAGTGACAGCTACCTGCAAATCGACAAACTGATCGCCGCGGCTCAAGCCAGCGGCGCCCAGGCAATCCATCCGGGTTACGGCTTTTTGTCGGAGAACGCCGCTTTCGCCCGCGCTATTGAAGCCGCCGGGTTGATCTTCCTCGGCCCGCCCGCCTCCGCAATTGATGCCATGGGCAGCAAATCGGCCGCCAAGGCACTGATGGAAACCGCCGGCGTACCTTTGGTACCGGGTTATCACGGGGAAGCCCAGGACCTGGAAACGTTCCGCGCGGCCTGCGAGCGCATCGGCTACCCCGTGCTGCTCAAGGCCACGGCCGGTGGCGGTGGTAAAGGCATGAAGGTGGTGGAGAACGTCAATCAACTGGCTGAGTCCCTGGCTTCTGCGCAGCGTGAGGCGCTGTCTTCCTTCGGCAATGGGCAGATGCTGGTGGAAAAGTACCTGCTCAAGCCGCGTCACGTAGAGATCCAGGTGTTTGCCGATCAACATGGGCATTGCCTGTACCTCAATGAACGGGACTGCTCGATCCAGCGTCGCCACCAAAAAGTGGTCGAGGAAGCGCCAGCACCGGGGTTGAGTGTTGAACAGCGCAAAGCCATGGGTGAAGCCGCCGTGCGTGCCGCCCAGGCCATCGGTTATGTCGGTGCCGGCACCGTGGAGTTTTTGCTCGACGCGCGTGGTGAGTTCTTCTTCATGGAAATGAACACGCGGCTGCAAGTGGAGCATCCGGTAACCGAGGCGATTACTGGCCTGGACCTGGTGGCCTGGCAGATTCGTGTCGCTCAGGGCCAGGCGCTGCCGATCACCCAAGAGCAGGTGCCGTTGACCGGCCATGCGATCGAAGTGCGACTGTATGCCGAAGACCCCGCCAATGACTTCCTGCCCGCCACCGGGCACCTGGCGCTGTATCGAGAATCCAACCCGGGGCCGGGCCGTCGCGTGGACAGCGGTGTCGCGCAAGGGGACAGCGTGTCGCCGTTTTATGACCCCATGCTCGGCAAGCTGATTGCCTGGGGCGAGGACCGTGAACAGGCACGACTGCGGTTGCTGGCCATGCTCGATGAGTTTGCCATCGGTGGACTCAAGACCAACCTGGGATTTTTGCGGCGCATTATCGGTCATCCGGCGTTTGCGGCGGCCGAGCTGGATACCGGCTTTATTCCGCGTTATCAAGAAGAGCTGCTGCCGGTGCCTGGGGAGCTGAGTGATGATTTCTGGCAGGCAGCGGGATCGGCATTCATACAGAGTTTGCCAGAGGAAGATGGGCCTTGGGCTGACAAACGAGGCTTTCGTGCCGGGTTACCTGTCGAGGTGTCGTTGCACTTGAGCTGCAATGGCCAGGATCGATTGGTGACGCTGGCGCCTGAGGCGCCACAGTTGCGAGGCGAGCAATTATTGATCGAGCAACAGGGCGTACGCTGCAGCCATTTGGCGGTACGCCATGACCGCACGATGTACCTGCGTTGGGACGGTGAAATGCATGGCGTAACGCTGTTCGACCCGATTGCCGCGGTCGAGGCTAACCAGTCCCACCAGGGCGGCCTGACGGCGCCGATGAACGGCAGCATCGTGCGCGTGCTGGTAGAGGTGGGCCAGCACGTCGAAGTCGGCACGCAACTGGTGGTGCTGGAGGCCATGAAGATGGAACACAGCATCCGCGCGCCCCAAGCCGGGGTGGTCAAGGCGCTGTTTTGTCAGGAAGGTGAAATGGTTGCGGAGGGTTGCGCATTGGTAGAGCTGGAAACGGCTGGCTAAAACTTCGCCATGGCTTGAACGACAACCCCGAGGATGCGGCAATTGTCGGTGAACAACTGTTTTGGGTAGGTGGGATTGAGGGGCACCAGGTAGAGCTGGCCGCTCTCTTCCCTCAGTTGGCGGAAGGTCGCGTGGGGGCTGTCGGCCCATTGTGCGACCACCAGCTTGCCGGGGTTGGGGGCAATGGCCGGATCAACCAGGATCATCATGCCAGCACCGATACTCAGGCCACTTGGGGCGGTCATGGCGTCGCCTGTCACCGGCAGCCAGAAGGCGTCGCCCTGAGCATGATAATCCGTCAATTCGAAGCGGGATGCGCCATAGGACGCTCGCTCTTCGCGGACTTCGCACAACCCTTTCCAATCGCTGACCGGGTAGCGGAAATACGGGTTGTAGTTTTTCTCCACAGGCGCGTCATCGGTGCGCTCGCGAATATCCAGCGCGACTTCCAGGTAACCTAACCCCAGCGCCGCCAGCACCCGGTTCATGTCCACCAGGCTTGGCGCACGACGCTTGTTGAGCCAGTGCCCCACCCCGCCCTGGGACATGCCCAAGCGCTCCGCCAGTTCGCCCTGCGTGACCTTGCGGTCTTCCATGTTGGCCTTGACCAACGCAATCCAGTTATCCATGGGCACAAACAATACGTCACGCAGTTTTCAGGGCAATAAACAGTTTGTAGTAATCCATAAAACGACATAAATACGATACGTACTATCATCGGACATAAGGTTTTCGACACCCACGCCAGAGTACCGCCCTTATGACGACCACCCCGTACCTCCCGCCTGAAATCACCGAAGAGACTGAACTTCACGACCTGCGCAGCAGCAGAGCCGCCCAGCGCGCATTGGACTTTTACTTGAAAGAAGATATGTCGGCATCGGTGCCTGACGACGCCCTGTTCGTTATCAACCCTGGTATCAGCCAGGAAGAAGCCCTGGTGCACGCTTCGGACCTGTTACGCTGCGCTGCAGCCACAGCCTATGAATCAGCGAGCAGCCATCAGGGCAATCACCGTGACCTGGCGTTTTCAGTGGTGTATTTGATCGATATGGCGAAGGCGATGGTAGAGCGGTCGTCGCAAGCACATGAGGCTCACGCGAACGGATAACAGGCGCGCAGAGAAAATATTTCTATCTCAGGGATAAAAACATTTGACTTGCAAATGATAATGATTATTATTGGACCCAGCTGATCGCAAGATCAGTCGATAGACCAAGAGACCTTAGGTCGGACTCTTGGAATATCTCCTCATCAGGCTAATCACGGTTTTTGACCCGGCTCTTTGGCCGGGTCTTTTTTTGCCAGTTTCCCTGGCATGGCTTCAGGCTAATGAAGACTGTGTGTTGCTCGATGGCGCGCATGGTAGCAAAAGACTATCGCCCAAAGAAAGCCAGTCGAACGCTCTAGCCCTCATCTTTGCGAAATAGCGCTTGAGAATCAATCTCATAGATTCTAAGCTGCGGCGGCGTCATGGATGACGCCCCCCTTCCTTGCGCAACAATTTTGCATCCAGTCTTTACCAGACTCCTGTGTAATATAGCCGCCATAACAATCATATTCAGGCAACCAGACTATGACCGCGGCCTTGACCTCCATCAGGATCAGCACCGATTTCGACAGTGGCAATATCCAGGTACTGGACGCCCACGACGCCTATCAGTTGCTGCTGGCAATCAAACCCGACACCCGCAGCCAACATTACCAATGGTTCCACTTCAAGGCCGAAGGCATGCATGTGGGCCATACCCACACTTTCCGCCTGAGCAACGCGGGCAAATCTTCCTACCCACACGCCTGGAGCGGCTACAACGCTGTGGCGTCCTATGACCATATCAATTGGTTCCGGGTGCCTACACGCTTTGATGGGGAAATCCTGCATATCAGCCTCGAAACCCAAGAGAAGCATGCCTGGTTCGCTTATTTCGAACCCTATAGCCGTGAGCGCCACGACTGGCTGATCGAGCAGGCCCTGAGTTGCGCCAATACCCGGTTGCTGGCCACCGGCAAAAGTGCCGAAGGCCGTGACATCCAGCTGCTGCGTCGCGGCAAAGGCGGCGAAGGTCGGCGCAAGATCTGGATCATCGCCCAACAGCATCCTGGCGAACACATGGCCGAATGGTTCATGGAGGGCATCATCGAACGCCTGCAAAAGGACGGCGACGTCGAGCTGAAAAAACTGCTGAAAGTCGCCGACTTGTACCTGGTGCCCAACATGAACCCGGACGGCGCCTTTCACGGCCACCTGCGCACCAATGCCATGGGCCAGGACCTCAACCGTGCCTGGCAAAGCGCCAGCCAGGAGAGCAGCCCGGAAGTAATGTTCGTCCAGCAACAGATGGAAAAGTACGGCGTCGATCTGTTCCTCGATATCCACGGCGACGAGGAAATCCCCTACGTTTTCACAGCTGGCTGCGAAGGCAACCCCGGCTACACCCCACGCATCGAGGCGCTGGAAAAGCACTTCCGCAGCCACTTGAGCGCCCTGACCCGCGACTTCCAGACCACTTACGGCTATACCCGCGACTTGCCCGGCGAGGCCAATATGACCCTGGCGTGCAACGCGGTCGGCCAGCAATACGACTGCCTGTCACTGACCCTGGAGATGCCCTTCAAGGATAACGACGACGCGCCCAACCCAAAGACCGGCTGGTCAGGCGAGCGCTCCAAGCAATTGGGCAAGGACGTCCTGAGCACGCTGGCCGATATCGTCACCGTACTGCGCTGACGCCCTCGCCCACTGGCATCACTCTTG
This window harbors:
- a CDS encoding LexA family protein, giving the protein MDNWIALVKANMEDRKVTQGELAERLGMSQGGVGHWLNKRRAPSLVDMNRVLAALGLGYLEVALDIRERTDDAPVEKNYNPYFRYPVSDWKGLCEVREERASYGASRFELTDYHAQGDAFWLPVTGDAMTAPSGLSIGAGMMILVDPAIAPNPGKLVVAQWADSPHATFRQLREESGQLYLVPLNPTYPKQLFTDNCRILGVVVQAMAKF
- a CDS encoding M14 family metallopeptidase, translated to MTAALTSIRISTDFDSGNIQVLDAHDAYQLLLAIKPDTRSQHYQWFHFKAEGMHVGHTHTFRLSNAGKSSYPHAWSGYNAVASYDHINWFRVPTRFDGEILHISLETQEKHAWFAYFEPYSRERHDWLIEQALSCANTRLLATGKSAEGRDIQLLRRGKGGEGRRKIWIIAQQHPGEHMAEWFMEGIIERLQKDGDVELKKLLKVADLYLVPNMNPDGAFHGHLRTNAMGQDLNRAWQSASQESSPEVMFVQQQMEKYGVDLFLDIHGDEEIPYVFTAGCEGNPGYTPRIEALEKHFRSHLSALTRDFQTTYGYTRDLPGEANMTLACNAVGQQYDCLSLTLEMPFKDNDDAPNPKTGWSGERSKQLGKDVLSTLADIVTVLR
- a CDS encoding DUF6124 family protein; translated protein: MTTTPYLPPEITEETELHDLRSSRAAQRALDFYLKEDMSASVPDDALFVINPGISQEEALVHASDLLRCAAATAYESASSHQGNHRDLAFSVVYLIDMAKAMVERSSQAHEAHANG
- a CDS encoding acetyl/propionyl/methylcrotonyl-CoA carboxylase subunit alpha, whose product is MSTLTTLLVANRGEIACRVMRTAKAMGLTTVAVHSTTDRDARHSREADIRVDLGGSKASDSYLQIDKLIAAAQASGAQAIHPGYGFLSENAAFARAIEAAGLIFLGPPASAIDAMGSKSAAKALMETAGVPLVPGYHGEAQDLETFRAACERIGYPVLLKATAGGGGKGMKVVENVNQLAESLASAQREALSSFGNGQMLVEKYLLKPRHVEIQVFADQHGHCLYLNERDCSIQRRHQKVVEEAPAPGLSVEQRKAMGEAAVRAAQAIGYVGAGTVEFLLDARGEFFFMEMNTRLQVEHPVTEAITGLDLVAWQIRVAQGQALPITQEQVPLTGHAIEVRLYAEDPANDFLPATGHLALYRESNPGPGRRVDSGVAQGDSVSPFYDPMLGKLIAWGEDREQARLRLLAMLDEFAIGGLKTNLGFLRRIIGHPAFAAAELDTGFIPRYQEELLPVPGELSDDFWQAAGSAFIQSLPEEDGPWADKRGFRAGLPVEVSLHLSCNGQDRLVTLAPEAPQLRGEQLLIEQQGVRCSHLAVRHDRTMYLRWDGEMHGVTLFDPIAAVEANQSHQGGLTAPMNGSIVRVLVEVGQHVEVGTQLVVLEAMKMEHSIRAPQAGVVKALFCQEGEMVAEGCALVELETAG